The region CGCCTACTTATGCGATACTCCGCGCCGCAGCAGCACAGAGCCAAAGCTCGCGAGTTTACAGGTCAAGCGCCGGAAATAAATATCCCGCCTCTTTATACCTACCACTTAGCGGAACGTCTCAACCGCCCTTGACAAGACATCAACTCATCGGCATGATTCGCGGCCTATTTTGTTTGCTATTTCCTAAAAAGTCTTTCGAGGAGCTCGACGGTGGCCAACACACCTTCCGCCAAAAAACGTGCAAAACAGGCTGAGAAGCGTCGCAGCCACAACGCCAGCCTGCGTTCCATGGTTCGTACCTACATCAAGAATGTAGTTAAGGCCATCGACGCAAAAGACGCTGAAAAAGCTCAAGCTGCTTACGTTCTGGCCGTGCCAGTTATCGACCGTATGGCCGATAAAGGCATCATCCACAAGAACAAGGCTGCTCGTCATAAGAGCCGCCTGAACGGTCACGTCAAGGCTCTGAACCTTGCTGTTGCCGCATAAGCGATAAGCTTGTTAAAAAACCGACCCTAGGGTCGGTTTTTTATTGCCTGCGATTTAGCAAATCCAGCACAAAAAATGTGGGAGCGGGCTTGCTCGCGAAGGCGGCGCATCAGTCGACATCTGCATTGACTGACACACGGCTTTCGCGAGCAAGCCCGCTCCCACATTCTGGATCTGCGCTAACTTATTGAGCGTGAGCCCATGGCAAGATCGGAATCGCCGTCACCGCATTCTGCGGGCTACCCTCGATCAAACGATCGCTATAGACCAGGTACACCAGCGTATTGCGCTTCTTGTCGAGGAACCGCACCACCTGCATGGTCTTGAAGACCAGCGAAGTGCGCTCCTTGAACACCTCTTCACCATCCTTCAGCTCGCCTTTGAAGCTGATCGGCCCGACTTGGCGGCAAGCCAAGGACGCTTCAGCGCGATCTTCAGCCAGACCCAAGCCACCCTTCACGCCGCCCGTCTTGGCGCGCGACAAGTAGCAGGTCACGCCATCGACCTTCGGATCATCGAAAGCCTCGACGACGATGCGGTCATTCGGGCCGACAAACTTGAACACCGTCGACACCCGACCAATTTCCTCGGCCGAGGCCAGCAGCGGCATTGCCAACAGCAGACCCAACAATCCTTTTGCCACGCGCATTGAGATATTCCTTCAGACCAGAATCAGGTTATCGCGGTGAACCAGCTCTGGCTCCGCCATGTAACCCAATAAACCGACAATCGCCTCAGACGACTGACCGATGATTTTTTGTGCCTCAAGGGCGCTGTAGTTAGCGAGACCACGAGCAATTTCGCGACCGTCTGGCGCCACACACACCACCATTTCTCCACGACGGAAACTGCCCTGGACCAGCTTGACACCCACCGGCAGCAAACTTTTATTGCCCTTGGACAATGCCGCTACCGCACCCTCATCCAGCACGAGGGTGCCACGGGTTTGCAGATGCCCGGCCAGCCACTGCTTACGCGCAGCCAGCAAGCCGCGCTCAGGCGACAGCAGGGTGCCGATGCGCTCGCCAGCCTTGAGACGATCCAGCACACGATCAATGCGCCCACCGACGATGATGGTGTGCGCACCGGAACGTGCCGCCAGGCGCGCAGCACGCAATTTGGTCTGCATGCCGCCACGACCCAGCGCACCACCGGTACCACCCGCCACTGCATCCAGCGCCGGATCATCAGCGCGCGCTTCGTAAATCAGCTTGGCGCCAGGGTTGTTACGCGGATCAGCGTCGAACATCCCGTCACGATCGGTCAGGATCACCAGCAAGTCAGCCTCGACCAGGTTGGCCACCAGCGCCGCCAGCGTGTCGTTGTCGCCGAAACGAATTTCGTCGGTGACCACGGTGTCGTTCTCGTTGATCACCGGAATGACCTTGAGTTCGACCAGCGCGCGCAAGGTACTACGGGCGTTCAGGTAGCGCTTGCGGTCGGACAGGTCGTCGTGCGTCAGGAGAATCTGCGCGGTATGCCGGCCATGCTCGGCAAAGCTCGACTCCCAGGCCTGCACCAACCCCATCTGACCGATGGCGGCAGCCGCCTGCAACTCGTGCATTGCACTGGGTCGTACGGTCCAGCCCAGCCGACTCATGCCAGCAGCCACCGCCCCGGAGGACACCAGCACCAGCTCGACGCCCGCCTCATGCAAGGCCACCATCTGTTCAACCCAGACACCCATTGCCGCGCGATCCAGGCCCTTGCCGTCCGCCGTCAGCAAAGCGCTGCCGATCTTCACGACCCAACGCTGCGCACCTGTCACCTTGCTCCGCATCATCTTCAACCTTAGTTTGAGGACAGCGCGACCCAGCGCTGCCCATAACGTTATTCGGTGACTACCGATTTCCAGATACTAAAACGCCGCTCCAGAGAGCGGCGTTTAAGTTTATCGCAACGAATCAGTCACGCACGTAAATGATTTCCGGACCGTCTTCGTCATCCACATCTTCTTCGTCCCAATCATCGTCGCCGATGTCATGGACCGACTTCACGCCGGTGCGGCGCAGGGCACGCTGGTCATCCAGGGCCTGCAACTGAGCACGGGCTTCGTCTTCGATGCGCTGATCGAGGTCTGCCAACTCTTCTTTGTAGGCCGGGTCGTTCGCCAGGCGATCAGCACGATCTTCCATGTATCGCATGATGTCGTGGCACAGACGCTCGGTACCGAGCTTGGAGATGGCCGAGATCACGTAGACCGGACCGGTCCATTCCAGGCGATCAACGATCTCCTTGACGCGCTCATCGTGCTCTTCTTCAAGGATCTGGTCGCACTTGTTCAGCACCAACCAACGATCACGCTCAGCCAGGGACGGGCTGAACTTGGTCAGTTCGCTGACGATGACTTCAGCAGCATCTGGTGCGCTGGCGTCATCGAGTGGCGCCATGTCCACGAGGTGCAACAGCAGGCGGGTACGCGACAAGTGCTTGAGGAAGCGAATCCCCAGGCCCGCGCCGTCGGAAGCCCCTTCGATCAGCCCCGGAATATCCGCGACCACGAAGCTTTTCCAGCGATCGACAGAAACCACGCCCAGGTTCGGCACCAACGTGGTGAACGGGTAGTCAGCGACTTTCGGCTTGGCGGCCGACACCGAACGGATAAAGGTACTTTTGCCAGCGTTCGGCAAGCCCAGCAGGCCAACGTCGGCCAACACTTTCATTTCCAGCTTGAGATCACGCGCCTCACCCGGCTTACCCGGAGTGGTCTGACGCGGAGCACGGTTGGTACTGGATTTGAAACGGGTGTTACCCAGACCGTGCCAGCCGCCATGAGCCACCAACAGACGTTGGCCGGCCTTGGTCAGGTCGCCAATGACTTCCTGAGTGGCGGAGTCGATAACGGTCGTGCCCACTGGAACGCGCAGTACCAGCTCTTCACCTTTTTTACCGGTGCAGTCGGTGCTACCGCCGTTGGAACCGCGCTCGGCATCGAAGTGCCGGGTATAACGGTAGTCCACCAGGGTGTTGAGGTTTTCGTCGGCGATCATGTAGACCGAGCCGCCATCACCACCGTCACCGCCGTTCGGACCACCGTTCTCAATGAATTTTTCGCGACGGAAGCTCATGCAACCGTTGCCGCCGTCGCCGGCCTTTACTCGAATAGATACTTCATCAACAAACTTCATAACAAAACGCCTCTCGTCATACGGACGAGCCGAAAAACACTAAGACATAAGACTCTTGCAAAAATGAGCGCAGCGACCTCAAGCAACTACCGCAAATCCAGCTGCTTTCGCCCATCACAAACAGCTTTGCAAGAGACTCACCCCACAAACGAAAAAGCCCCGTCGCGAGACAGGGCTTTTCCAGCATCTACGTAATTATGCCGCGACGACTGCAGTCTTCGGGACAATGCTCACGTAACGGCGGTTGAAAGCGCCTTTTACTTCAAACTTGATCACGCCGTCGATTTTAGCGAACAGAGTGTGATCTTTACCCATGCCAACACCGTAACCGGCGTGGAATTGGGTGCCGCGCTGACGCACGATGATGTTGCCCGGAATGATAACCTGGCCGCCATACATCTTCACGCCAAGGCGTTTGGCTTCTGAGTCGCGACCGTTACGGGTACTACCACCAGCTTTTTTGTGTGCCATGAGTCAATTCTCCTAGTGAGGAATTAGGCTGAAATTAAGCCTGAATACCGGTGATTTTGATCTCGGTGTACCACTGGCGGTGGCCCATACGCTTCATGTGGTGCTTACGACGACGGAACTTGATGATGCGGATTTTATCGTGACGACCTTGGGAAATCACTTCAGCCACAACGGTAGCGCCTGCAACAACTGGAGCGCCGATGTTCACGTCATCGCCATCGGCGACCAACAGAACGCGATCAAAAGTAACGGATTCGCCGGTAGCGATTTCCAGTTTTTCGATCTTCAGGTATTCACCTGGGGCGACCTTGTATTGCTTGCCACCAGTAACAATTACTGCGTACGACATGGTATTTCTCCGATAATCCTGCTCACCCAGCTCTTTATAAGAAGAGGTATTGGCTGGCATGGCTGCATAGGGCTGGAAGGCCTGATTGCAATTGCGTAAGGCAGGTGCTGCCCAGGAAGTTCAGGGTGCGCGATTGTACGCAAGCTGCCGAAGTGTTGCAAGAGGCCGTCCATCGCGCCTTGACAGGTCCGGACGTGGGTCCTAGCATGCCGCGCAACCCTTCTGGAGCAACTGTCGCTGATGCAACCCCAAGCTTTCTACCGCGCGGTGGCGGACGATTTTAGCGCCGTCGACGGCATCATCAAGAAGCAGCTGACTTCCCGAGTGCCGCTGGTATCGAAAATCGGCGACTACATTACCTCGGCCGGCGGTAAACGCCTGCGTCCTCTACTAGTGTTGCTGTGTGGCAAGGCCCTGGGTCGCGAAGGCGATGACTTGCGCCTGCTGGCCGCCACTATCGAGTTCCTGCACACCGCCACCCTGCTGCATGACGACGTGGTCGACATGTCCGGCATGCGCCGTGGCCGTTCGACCGCCAACGCCATGTGGGGCAACGCCCCAAGCGTGCTGGTCGGCGACTTCCTGTATTCGCGCTCCTTCGAAATGATGGTCGAACTGGGCTCCATGCAAGTCATGAAGATCCTTTCGCAAGCCACGCGGATCATCGCCGAAGGCGAAGTGCTGCAGCTGTCGAAGATCCGTGACGCCAGCACCACCGAAGAAACCTACATGGAAGTCATCCGCGGCAAAACCGCGATGCTCTTCGAAGCTTCGACCCACAGCGCAGCAGCCCTGTGCGAAGCCACCCCGGAACAGAGCGAAGCGCTGCGCACCTTCGGTGATCACCTGGGCGTAGCCTTCCAATTGGTCGACGACCTGCTGGATTACAAAGGTGATGCGGAAACCCTGGGCAAGAACGTCGGTGACGATCTGGCCGAAGGCAAGCCGACCCTGCCGCTGATCTACACCATGCGCGAAGGCACACCCGAGCAGGCTGCACTGGTACGCCAGGCGATCCAGAAAGGTGGCATCGAAGACCTGGAAAGCATCCGCGGGGCCGTTGAAGCTTCCGGTTCGCTGGAATACACCGCGCAACTGGCCCGTGATTACGTGGCCCGTGCAATCAAATGCCTCGACGCCCTGCCGGCCAGCGAATATCGCGATGCGCTGGTCGAGTTGAGCGAGTTTGCGGTAGCCCGCACGCACTGATTGCAACCACAGCAAGATCAAAATATCGCAGCCTTCGGCAGCTCCTACAGGGTACACATTCCCATGCAGGAGCTGCCGAAGGCAGCGATCTTTTGCTGTTAGCCCCCTCCCCATAGAAACCCTATACAATGTGCGACTTTTAGCGATCCTCAAACCAAGGAGCCTTAGTGAGCACGTTGCCACCCTGCCCAAAATGCAATTCCGAATACACCTACGAAGACGGCGCACAACTGATCTGCCCGGAGTGCGCCCACGAATGGACCGCCGGCGGCGAAGCTGAAGTGGGGTCCGATGACACCGTGAAGAAGGATTCGGTGGGCAATGTCCTGCAAGACGGCGACACCATCACCGTGATCAAAGACCTCAAGGTCAAGGGCAGCTCGACCGTGGTGAAGGTCGGCACGAAGGTGCGCGGACATCCGCCTGGTCGACGGCGTCGGCGACCACGACATCGACTGCAAGATCGACGGCATCGGCCCGATGAAGCTCAAATCCGAGTTCGTCAGAAAAGTCTGATTCTGCTGTCTTCCATCCCGCGCCCGGCGTGGGATGGTGCTTCGCCCTCCCCCGCTTCGTCCAGCAATCCCTCGCAGTAGCCAAACGCCAGTCGTTTTGACCCTACGCAATCTTTACCCATAAAAAAACACAAGCCGCCAATAGGCCCTTGCTATTTTATGAATAAGAATTATTCTCATTGAAACCAATCAATGGAGATGAGACCCATGACTTATTTGATCGATGCCTGGCTGGACCGCCCACACCCTTACCTCAGGATCCTGCATCGGGAAACCGGGGAAGTTTGTGCGGTACTTGAAGAAGAAGCCTTGAACGAGTTGCAGGATCAGGGTGACCTGGACGTCAGTGGCTTGAGTTCCAGCGAGCCGGTAGTGCTCAAGGAACTGGTGCGTAATCTGTTTCTGTTCTGCTATGCCCGGGCGTTGCGCCCGACCAATGAACTGCACCATAAGCTCGAAATATGAGTAACGCTAAAAACCCTGTAGGAGCGAAGCTTGCTCGCGAACCAGGCAACTCGGTTCCAACTTGAAACCGGGTTGATGCCTTCGCGGGCAAGCCTCGCTCCTACAGGATCACGGTCTTACAGAACGTCGAGCAGCTCGACGTCGAATACCAGTACGCTGTGCGGCGCAATGCTGCCAACGCCTTGAGCGCCGTAAGCCAGTTCGCTCGGCACGTACAGACGCCATTTGCTACCGGCGTTCATCAGTTGCAGGGCTTCGGTCCAGCCAGCGATCACGCCGCCAACCGGGAATTCTGCAGGCTCGCCGCGCTCGTAGGAGCTGTCGAACACAGTGCCGTCGAT is a window of Pseudomonas sp. 10S4 DNA encoding:
- the rplU gene encoding 50S ribosomal protein L21, with translation MSYAVIVTGGKQYKVAPGEYLKIEKLEIATGESVTFDRVLLVADGDDVNIGAPVVAGATVVAEVISQGRHDKIRIIKFRRRKHHMKRMGHRQWYTEIKITGIQA
- a CDS encoding polyprenyl synthetase family protein, producing MQPQAFYRAVADDFSAVDGIIKKQLTSRVPLVSKIGDYITSAGGKRLRPLLVLLCGKALGREGDDLRLLAATIEFLHTATLLHDDVVDMSGMRRGRSTANAMWGNAPSVLVGDFLYSRSFEMMVELGSMQVMKILSQATRIIAEGEVLQLSKIRDASTTEETYMEVIRGKTAMLFEASTHSAAALCEATPEQSEALRTFGDHLGVAFQLVDDLLDYKGDAETLGKNVGDDLAEGKPTLPLIYTMREGTPEQAALVRQAIQKGGIEDLESIRGAVEASGSLEYTAQLARDYVARAIKCLDALPASEYRDALVELSEFAVARTH
- a CDS encoding CreA family protein, with the protein product MRVAKGLLGLLLAMPLLASAEEIGRVSTVFKFVGPNDRIVVEAFDDPKVDGVTCYLSRAKTGGVKGGLGLAEDRAEASLACRQVGPISFKGELKDGEEVFKERTSLVFKTMQVVRFLDKKRNTLVYLVYSDRLIEGSPQNAVTAIPILPWAHAQ
- the rpsT gene encoding 30S ribosomal protein S20; this encodes MANTPSAKKRAKQAEKRRSHNASLRSMVRTYIKNVVKAIDAKDAEKAQAAYVLAVPVIDRMADKGIIHKNKAARHKSRLNGHVKALNLAVAA
- the cgtA gene encoding Obg family GTPase CgtA; this translates as MKFVDEVSIRVKAGDGGNGCMSFRREKFIENGGPNGGDGGDGGSVYMIADENLNTLVDYRYTRHFDAERGSNGGSTDCTGKKGEELVLRVPVGTTVIDSATQEVIGDLTKAGQRLLVAHGGWHGLGNTRFKSSTNRAPRQTTPGKPGEARDLKLEMKVLADVGLLGLPNAGKSTFIRSVSAAKPKVADYPFTTLVPNLGVVSVDRWKSFVVADIPGLIEGASDGAGLGIRFLKHLSRTRLLLHLVDMAPLDDASAPDAAEVIVSELTKFSPSLAERDRWLVLNKCDQILEEEHDERVKEIVDRLEWTGPVYVISAISKLGTERLCHDIMRYMEDRADRLANDPAYKEELADLDQRIEDEARAQLQALDDQRALRRTGVKSVHDIGDDDWDEEDVDDEDGPEIIYVRD
- the rpmA gene encoding 50S ribosomal protein L27; the encoded protein is MAHKKAGGSTRNGRDSEAKRLGVKMYGGQVIIPGNIIVRQRGTQFHAGYGVGMGKDHTLFAKIDGVIKFEVKGAFNRRYVSIVPKTAVVAA
- the proB gene encoding glutamate 5-kinase, encoding MRSKVTGAQRWVVKIGSALLTADGKGLDRAAMGVWVEQMVALHEAGVELVLVSSGAVAAGMSRLGWTVRPSAMHELQAAAAIGQMGLVQAWESSFAEHGRHTAQILLTHDDLSDRKRYLNARSTLRALVELKVIPVINENDTVVTDEIRFGDNDTLAALVANLVEADLLVILTDRDGMFDADPRNNPGAKLIYEARADDPALDAVAGGTGGALGRGGMQTKLRAARLAARSGAHTIIVGGRIDRVLDRLKAGERIGTLLSPERGLLAARKQWLAGHLQTRGTLVLDEGAVAALSKGNKSLLPVGVKLVQGSFRRGEMVVCVAPDGREIARGLANYSALEAQKIIGQSSEAIVGLLGYMAEPELVHRDNLILV